DNA from Mycolicibacterium alvei:
GCACGTTCGGCCTCGTCGCGGTGTCTGGCCGCCTATGTGTACGCCGCTGCGGGCGAGGGGGAGTCGACCACCGACCTGGCCTGGGACGGTCAGACCATGATCTGGGAGAACGGGGTGTTGCTCGCCGAGAGTGAGCGTTTCCCGCGTGGTGAGCGACGCTCGGTGGCCGACGTGGACCTGGAGTTACTGCGCTCCGAGCGGCTGCGGATGGGCACGTTCGACGACAATGCCAGACACCATGGCGCCCAAGTGGATTCATTCCGCCGCATCGAGTTCCAGCTCGACCCGCCGACCGGTGACATCGGGCTGCTGCGCGAGATCGAGCGGTTCCCGTTCGTACCGGCGGACCCCGCACGGCTGCAACAGGATTGCTACGAGGCCTACAACATCCAGGTCTCCGGCCTGGAGCAGCGGTTGCGGGCGCTGAATTACCCCAAGGTGGTGATCGGGGTGTCCGGCGGACTGGATTCCACGCACGCCCTGATCGTGGCGGCGCGGGCTATGGATCGGGAGAACCGCCCGCGCAGTGACATTCTCGCGTTCACGATGCCCGGCTTCGCCACCGGTGAGCACACCAAGAACAACGCGATCCGATTGAGCCGCGCCTTGGGCGTCACGTTCGCCGAGATCGACATCAAGAAGACGGCCGAGCTGATGCTCACCGAGATGGACCATCCGTTCGGTCGCGGCGAGAACGTCTACGACGTCACGTTCGAGAACGTCCAGGCCGGCCTGCGCACCGACTACCTGTTCCGGCTGGCCAATCAGCGTGGCGGCATCGTGCTGGGTACGGGCGACCTGTCGGAGCTGGCGCTGGGTTGGTCGACTTACGGTGTCGGCGACCAGATGTCGCACTACAACGTCAACGGCGGGGTGCCGAAAACCCTGATCCAGCACCTGATCAGGTGGGTGATCTCGTCGGATCAGTTCGGGGCCGAGGTGAACGGGGTTCTCCAATCCGTGCTGGACACCGAGATCACCCCGGAGTTGGTGCCCACCGGCGAGGATGAGGAGATCCAGAGCAGCGAGGCCAAAGTCGGCCCCTATGCGCTGCAGGATTTTTCGTTGTTCCAGGTGTTGCGCTACGGGTTCCGCCCGTCCAAGGTGGCCTTCCTGGCCTGGCATGCCTGGCATGACGCGACCGACGGTGACTGGCCCGCCGGGTTCCCCGAGGACAAGCGTCCGGCATATTCGCTCAGCGAAATCCGGCACTGGCTGCAGGTCTTTGCGCAGCGGTTCTTCTCGTTTTCCCAGTTCAAGCGTTCTGCGCTGCCGAACGGCCCCAAGGTGTCGCACGGCGGTGCGCTCTCGCCGCGTGGGGACTGGCGCGCACCGTCGGATATGTCGGCGCGGATCTGGCTCGACGAGATCGAGCGGAGCGTCCCCGAGCGGTAATTTGGTGTCGATCCACGGCCGATTTTAATTGACGACGCAAAATATTGACAAGCTAACCTTCCTGACCCCATCTGCGCGTTGATGTGCGTCGGGTCACACTTCGGTGTCGCCGAATCTCGGGTCGAGGAGGTCGCGTTGAGCGCTGCAAAATATGTCGGTCGGGTGGGCGGATTGGCGGTTGCGCTCGGAGTCGGGTCGGCCGTCGTTCTGGGTGGGCAGGCCCTGGGAACCCCGGTGGCCTCGGCATCGCCCGGTTCCAGCGACGCATCATCGGAATCAGGTGTCCCTGCCGACCGCAGGCCCGGGCGCGAATGTGCAGCCCGCGGCGGCTGCCGAGCAGGACCTGGTCAGCGTCTAGAGTCGGCCGTCGGCCCGCAGGTCCGGGTGGACCCACTCCGGTGAACGTCGGGCCTTGAACGCGCGGAATCCCTCGGCGGCCTCCTCGCCGCTGTAGCTGGCCTTCATGCCGATCCGGTCGTAGAGCCCCAGGTAGCTGTCCAGGCTGGACTTGACCACCCCGCGGGCCCGGGGTGCGGTTCGGCAGCATTGTGCGAGCACTTCGGTTGCAGCAGAGAGTAATTCGTCGTGCGGCACGGTCCGGGCGACCATGCCCCAGTCGACGGCCTCCTGTGCGCTGAGCGTGCGACCGGTGAACATCAGGTCGCGGGTCCGGACCGGGCCGATCAGGCGGGCCAACGTCTGGCTGTAGTAGGTGTCGGCGATGCCGCGGTACAACTCGGGCACCCGGAATGTGGCGCGGTCGCTGACCACCGCCATGTCGCTGCAGATCGCGATCTGCAACCCGCCGCCCTGACACAACCCGTTGACCGCGCTCACCACGGGTTTGACCGATTGACGCAGCGTTTCGAACGGGGTGACATCCATCGACAGGGCCGCGCCGAAGCTCATCCAGTCGTCGACGCCGTTGCCGCCGCCGAGGTCACCGCCGGGGGCGAACACGTCTCCGGTTCCGGTGATCAGCAGGCCGGCCAGATCGGGATCCGCCTCGACGTGGGTGACCGCGTACCGGATGCCGAAGTACATGGCCGGGGTCATCGCATTGCGGGCCTCGGGCCGGTCCAGGGTGACCACGCCGAACGGACCCTGCCGGTCGAATGTGAGATAAGGCGTGCCGAGCCAGTCGCCTTCGGGTGGTCGCGGAGCGTTTCCCTGGGTCATGTCGGCGACTATAACGGCAACGGTATCGGCTTCAGTCGGCCGCGTCAGGGCGTCAGGATGGCATCGATGTCGGCAGCCGCCGGCGCACAGTCCCCGGCCCCGCGCACCAGGGTGGCCAACGCTCCGGCCGCGCAGGCGCGCCGCAGCGCCGACTCGTGGCCGCCGGTCCAGTCGGCGGCCAACACGCCGGCGAACACGTCACCGGCCCCGGCGGTGTCCAGTGCCTGCACCGTGGGGGCCGGCACGTCGAACCGCTCGTCGGTACCCAGGTAGCTGGCGCCTCGTGCACCCCGGGTGATCACCAGATGCCGCACCGGCCAATGCCATTCGGCGGCCTCGGTCTCGTTCACCACCACCACGTCGACCAGTTCCGACAGTGCCAGTAGCTGATGGGCAGCGGTACCTCCGGGTGAGGCGTTGAGCATCACTACCGCCCCGGCCGCTTTTGCCAACCGGGCCGCGGCGATCGCCGTCGCCACCGGGATCTCCAACTGGATCAGGACCACCTCGCTCCAGACGATGGCCGCGCGCGCCGCGGCGGAATCCACCTCGAGCCGGGCGTTGGCGCCCGGTGCCACCACGATGCAGTTCTCACCAACCCCGTCGACCAGGATCGCGGCAGATCCGCTCGGACCGGGCACACATGTCACGGAATCGGTGGCAACCCCATTGGCTCGGAGATGCTGCCGCAGGTTTGTCGCGGCGGCATCGTCACCGAGCGCGGCCACCAGAGCCACCTCGGCGCCGGCCCGCGCCGCCGCCACCGCCTGGTTGCCGCCCTTG
Protein-coding regions in this window:
- a CDS encoding NAD(+) synthase; the protein is MDFYSAYHHGFVRVAACTHHTALADPPANAESVLRLAQDCHDDGVAVAVFPELTLSGYSIDDILLQDTLLESVEQALIEIVAASVVLTPVLVVGAPLRYRHRIYNTAVVIHRGAVLGVAPKSYLPTYREFYERRQMATGADVRGTIRVAGAEVPFGPDLLFAASDVPGLVLHVEICEDMFVPVPPSAQAALAGATVLANLSGSPITVGRAEDRGLLARSASSRCLAAYVYAAAGEGESTTDLAWDGQTMIWENGVLLAESERFPRGERRSVADVDLELLRSERLRMGTFDDNARHHGAQVDSFRRIEFQLDPPTGDIGLLREIERFPFVPADPARLQQDCYEAYNIQVSGLEQRLRALNYPKVVIGVSGGLDSTHALIVAARAMDRENRPRSDILAFTMPGFATGEHTKNNAIRLSRALGVTFAEIDIKKTAELMLTEMDHPFGRGENVYDVTFENVQAGLRTDYLFRLANQRGGIVLGTGDLSELALGWSTYGVGDQMSHYNVNGGVPKTLIQHLIRWVISSDQFGAEVNGVLQSVLDTEITPELVPTGEDEEIQSSEAKVGPYALQDFSLFQVLRYGFRPSKVAFLAWHAWHDATDGDWPAGFPEDKRPAYSLSEIRHWLQVFAQRFFSFSQFKRSALPNGPKVSHGGALSPRGDWRAPSDMSARIWLDEIERSVPER
- a CDS encoding enoyl-CoA hydratase/isomerase family protein, translated to MTQGNAPRPPEGDWLGTPYLTFDRQGPFGVVTLDRPEARNAMTPAMYFGIRYAVTHVEADPDLAGLLITGTGDVFAPGGDLGGGNGVDDWMSFGAALSMDVTPFETLRQSVKPVVSAVNGLCQGGGLQIAICSDMAVVSDRATFRVPELYRGIADTYYSQTLARLIGPVRTRDLMFTGRTLSAQEAVDWGMVARTVPHDELLSAATEVLAQCCRTAPRARGVVKSSLDSYLGLYDRIGMKASYSGEEAAEGFRAFKARRSPEWVHPDLRADGRL
- a CDS encoding ribokinase, with product MAAARVCVVGSINADLTFTVGALPRPGQTVLASSLASAPGGKGGNQAVAAARAGAEVALVAALGDDAAATNLRQHLRANGVATDSVTCVPGPSGSAAILVDGVGENCIVVAPGANARLEVDSAAARAAIVWSEVVLIQLEIPVATAIAAARLAKAAGAVVMLNASPGGTAAHQLLALSELVDVVVVNETEAAEWHWPVRHLVITRGARGASYLGTDERFDVPAPTVQALDTAGAGDVFAGVLAADWTGGHESALRRACAAGALATLVRGAGDCAPAAADIDAILTP